The following is a genomic window from Chloroflexota bacterium.
CTCTGGGCCTGACGATCCTCCTTCCTCTTGATCGCCTTGAACAGCGGATCAACGTGTACAGGCGCGGCATCAAGAACGCGAAACCCGTCGGCGCGATGATCAACGATAAGGTCGGCGCCTATACCCTGGTCATGTGCGCCGATTCAGCCGCAAAAGCTCGGGAAGCCGGCGCCTACGAAGCGGTTGCATGGTGGCTCACCCACGCCGTCCTGGCGACCACCGCCTGGGAGGGCATGCAGTCCACGAACAAGATGTTCGGGGACTTCCCGCTCTTGCAGAAGTACCACGAAGGAAAGGTCGGCGTGGAGGCCTTCGATCATGAGGACATGGTAGTCATCGGCGATCCGGATCACGTCATCAGGAAGATGGAGTCCTACGCGAAGACCGGCGTGGACCACATCCTCTGCGACGTGGATTTCGGCCATATGAAGCATGAAGACATCATACACTCCATCGAACTCCTCGGGAAATACGTCATCCCGCACTTCAAGCGTAAGGGCATCTCCACCACGATCGGCGCTCAAAAGTCATGAAGACCGGCGAGAGGAGAAGACGCTATCGGGACAAGCTCTCCCTTAGCGGGAAGACGGCGGTTGTGGCAGGCGGCGGCCTTGGTATGGGCCTCGCGATCTCCCAAGCCCTCTACGAAGCGGGCGCGAAGGTCGTCGTTGTTGATATCGTCAAGGAGCGAGCTGCCGCCGCCGCCAAGGGCCTTGGGCCCCGGGCCACGGCGCTTCAAGCGGACGTCACCCGCCAGGCCGATATTGACCGCCTTGTGCGGGACGTTGCCAAAGGCCATGGGAAGTTTGAGTTGCTGGCGACTGTGGTGGGCGGCATGCAGGGCTTTGCCCCGTGGGCGCCGGTCACCGATACGGACCCAAAGGCATGGGACAAAGTCCTTGACCTGAACCTCCGCCACTTCTTCTTGCTCTCCCGCGCCGCCGTCACCCACTTCAAAAAGCATCGAACCAGAGGCGCTATCGTCAGCATTTCCTCTGTCAACGGTCTGACCTCTGCCCCTCATCACGCGGCGTACGGCGCGGCAAAAGCCGGGATGATCAGCGTGACGCGAACCCTTGCCGCTGAATGCGGTCCCTTCGGCATCCGTGTGAACAGCATCGCCCCGGGGACCATCATGACCGACCGCAGCGCCGAGGCCTACACGCCGAAGGCGCTCAAGCGACTCAACGAGCTCATCCCCCTTGGCCGCCTAGGCACCGTTGATGACATCGGCGCCGTCGCCCTCTTCCTTCTCTCCGACCTCTCCGCCTATATCACCGGCCAAACCATCGTCGTTGATGGGGGCGTGACGAACGTCTACCCCTTTAGCATGCAAAAGGCGGAGGACTAGCCATGCAACAGCCTCCGATGAAGATCGCACTGCACTATGAGATGGAAGTGGACCCCCGGAGCTATACCGAGTACGACATCTGGCATAACGTTCTTGAGCAGATCGTGGCCGGTGAACGGGCGGGCTTCTGGGGCGCCTTCAGCGTCGAACACCATTTCAATCCTGGCTATTCCCATGTTCCCGCTCCCGAGATATTGCTTGCCGCCGCGAGCCAGCGCACCAAGACGATTCGCCTTGGAACGGCGGTGCGCCTCCTGCCCTTGAACGACCCGATCCATACGGCTGAGTCTTTTGCCTCCATCGATATCCTCTCCAACGGACGCCTCGAGTTCGGCGTAGGCCGCGGCGTCTCTGAGGTCGAATTCGAGATATGGAAGCAACCCTCGCCGTACGGGGAGACGGCCGCCGCGAACAAAGAGCTCTTTCTGGAGTACTGCGACCTTGTCAGGAAATGCTGGACTGAGGAGAACGTCACATTTCATGGGAAGTATTACCAGGTCACCAGCCCGGTGACCATCGTGCCCAAGCCGCTGCAGAAGCCCGCGCCGCGCATGTGGGCTTCGACGACAAGCCGGACATCCCAAGAACAGAACCTCGGCCGCGGCATGCATATGCTCACGGGGACGATCTTGGGAGGCTTTGAGAATATCACAGGCGATACGGCCAGCGCCCGCGAGGTCTGGAAGAAGTTCGGCCACGATAGGCGCGAGGCCCTGGAAGTCGGCTGCATGGTCCCGCTGTTCTGCGCGAAGACCACCCGCGAGGCGATGGTGATGGTGCGCCCTCATCATGCCTATTACATCGAACAGCTCTGCCGCTTCTTCGCTCCGCGCGACCCGGAGGAGCGCCGGAAGCGGCTCGCCGCCATCCCTCCCGGCCGCAAGCCGTACTGGGAGCAGCCGCCTTCTTGGGAGCAAGCCCTGAGCGAGCGCATGATCATCGTCGGCTCCCCTGATGATTGCATCCGGCAGATCCGGGAGTATGAAAGGGCCGGGATAACGCTTATCTTGGGGCTGATGCAGATGGGCGGCATCGCGCATGACAAGGTCATGCGTAGCATCGAACTTATGGGTCGGGAAGTCATCCCGCACCTTGCGAAGGGTTAGGGGTAGCCTTGGCGAGCAAGCCTTCCAACTGGGGCCGCTGGGGCAGAGCCGATGAGCGCGGCGCCCTGAACCTGCTGACCCCTCAGGTGGTTCGCGCTGCAACCGGCCTCTGCAGGACAGGCCAGGTCTATCCCCTTGGCCTGCCGATACGGAGCGGCTACCCGCCCAAAGGCTACCGGAAGCCGCCAATGCGCACTACGTCACTCAGCGGGGCCGCCTACGAGAGACTCCACCCCGGCACCAAGGGCGTTTTCAGCGCTGAGGACCACTACTCGTTTGCCTCCCATTCTGGTACGCATATGGATTCCCTGGCTCACGTCTGGCACGGAGATCGCCTGTTTAACGGCTTTCCTGCCGGTAGCCTTACGGCCGCCGCGGGGGCGCAGCGCTGCGGCATAGATAAGCAAGAGGCCATCGTGGCCCGTGGCGTCATGCTCGATATGGCTCGCTATCTCAAAGTCGGCGCCGTCCCCGCAGGGCGCGCCTTTGGCTCTGCCGAGCTTGCCGCTTGTGCCGAGTCCCAAGGCCTCACGCTTCGCTCTGGGGACGCATTGCTCGTCCGGACAGGCTGGATCCGGCGTTACCTTAAGGACCCGGCCATCGAGCATCAGGGGGAGCCTGGCATCGGGCTTGATGCCTGCAACCTCATTCGGGAAAAGGGGATCGCCGTCGTCGGCTGTGATAATGCCGCTATCGAGCCGATCCCCTGGGCGAAGGGTCAATTCCTAGCCGTTCACGTTGAGCTGCTGCGCAACCAGGGTGTGCCGCTGCTGGAGTACCTCAACCTTGAGCGGCTTGCCGGAGACCGCATCTATGAGTTTCTTTTGGTCGTGGCCCCACTGCGCGTTGTGGGCGGCACGGGCAGTCCAGTGAACCCCATTGCGATAGCCTGAGCCAGTACGGAAACCCCGCCAGACAGCCCACTATCCCCGCGAGATGCTGCCCGACGAAAAGCAAGAGCCCGCCCCATCACTGGGGCGGGCTCTTTTCTTCACTGCCCGGTTAGCGA
Proteins encoded in this region:
- a CDS encoding SDR family oxidoreductase → MKTGERRRRYRDKLSLSGKTAVVAGGGLGMGLAISQALYEAGAKVVVVDIVKERAAAAAKGLGPRATALQADVTRQADIDRLVRDVAKGHGKFELLATVVGGMQGFAPWAPVTDTDPKAWDKVLDLNLRHFFLLSRAAVTHFKKHRTRGAIVSISSVNGLTSAPHHAAYGAAKAGMISVTRTLAAECGPFGIRVNSIAPGTIMTDRSAEAYTPKALKRLNELIPLGRLGTVDDIGAVALFLLSDLSAYITGQTIVVDGGVTNVYPFSMQKAED
- a CDS encoding LLM class flavin-dependent oxidoreductase — its product is MQQPPMKIALHYEMEVDPRSYTEYDIWHNVLEQIVAGERAGFWGAFSVEHHFNPGYSHVPAPEILLAAASQRTKTIRLGTAVRLLPLNDPIHTAESFASIDILSNGRLEFGVGRGVSEVEFEIWKQPSPYGETAAANKELFLEYCDLVRKCWTEENVTFHGKYYQVTSPVTIVPKPLQKPAPRMWASTTSRTSQEQNLGRGMHMLTGTILGGFENITGDTASAREVWKKFGHDRREALEVGCMVPLFCAKTTREAMVMVRPHHAYYIEQLCRFFAPRDPEERRKRLAAIPPGRKPYWEQPPSWEQALSERMIIVGSPDDCIRQIREYERAGITLILGLMQMGGIAHDKVMRSIELMGREVIPHLAKG
- a CDS encoding cyclase family protein — translated: MASKPSNWGRWGRADERGALNLLTPQVVRAATGLCRTGQVYPLGLPIRSGYPPKGYRKPPMRTTSLSGAAYERLHPGTKGVFSAEDHYSFASHSGTHMDSLAHVWHGDRLFNGFPAGSLTAAAGAQRCGIDKQEAIVARGVMLDMARYLKVGAVPAGRAFGSAELAACAESQGLTLRSGDALLVRTGWIRRYLKDPAIEHQGEPGIGLDACNLIREKGIAVVGCDNAAIEPIPWAKGQFLAVHVELLRNQGVPLLEYLNLERLAGDRIYEFLLVVAPLRVVGGTGSPVNPIAIA